The following proteins are encoded in a genomic region of Diadema setosum chromosome 10, eeDiaSeto1, whole genome shotgun sequence:
- the LOC140234044 gene encoding patched domain-containing protein 3-like, with product MVQCDCIDRGLSSLFERYGKFVSRWPYAIILISLIVAAALSVGIIFLKVDADVIFLFTPDSSKAHDDSEVIYDDFPTDYDEYTASRGNGTEDLAANIIIAPRAGDDVLVEDVFSEILRFDRELRTVSVSSNNGIPLTYESLCAMSRGVCLDNPVLEILDRNASYLKHVNLTYPFFETSNGESYFLGTTFGDVELGDNATILRAGLFALNYILQTTPLFEEEGMEWETEFESFVDSFESDAISVSFIHSHTLDSEVSHSSRSVIPLFSISYTLLFTFAITSCVMFDWVFSKPFLGFMGTISASLAVASSLGLLSYAGVNFNIVTSSMPFLILGIGIDDMFIMIAAWRKTNPCKSVEERMGIAFSEAAVSITITSITDALAFGIGSINPLPAVRVFCLYTGVAVIFDYIFQITFFGAWMAVTGRREAANRHVWTLMKVKPRDEASSTAYKLFCASGLSEEDRSTNKMTTCETGLMTFFKEYYGPFLMKPGVKFITLLAFCAYLGGAIYGCFNVSEGLELKLLARSGSPAYDFFERQSDDFSTYGPFVSVVIQESLNYSDVTVQDDLETLVKDFENSEYIHSAKFTEFWLRDFLKFLDAANVPTSVRSDPDEFSRLLVNQFLVISSFSRYSQDIIFEEGSNDTVIESSRFILTGDSLVTTNQQVQMMSEVRDKASEADITLTAFSPFFIVYEQYARIRPVTIQNLSIAVAAMFVVAFFLIPNLICSVVVALCIASIEVGIVGYMSLWDVRLDSISMINLILCIGFSVDFSAHITYAFLSAPEEYDGKHKERLSIASQHAVMALYSLGMPILQGAISTIIAIIALNWSTSYIFVAFFKVMLLVMLFGVLHSLVFLPVLLSSFGCCFCWPKEDDDQQDNNKGEKALHGTCINHRSPQVHDNPAFVSHP from the exons ATGGTGCAGTGTGACTGTATCGATCGGGGCTTGTCTTCGCTGTTCGAAAGATACGGAAAGTTTGTCTCTCGATGGCCTTACGCAATTATCCTCATCTCCCTCATCGTTGCCGCAGCCTTGTCCGTCGGCATCATATTCCTGAAGGTCGATGCCGATGTCATCTTCCTCTTCACACCAGATAGCAGCAAAGCCCATGACGACTCCGAAGTCATATACGATGACTTTCCCACCGACTACGATGAGTACACGGCGTCGCGGGGAAACGGCACGGAGGATCTTGCGGCAAACATCATCATAGCGCCAAGAGCAGGAGACGATGTATTGGTGGAGGACGTGTTTTCCGAGATATTACGCTTCGACCGTGAATTGCGGACAGTGTCAGTTTCCAGCAACAATGGTATACCGCTCACGTACGAGTCCCTCTGCGCCATGAGTCGGGGTGTCTGCCTGGATAACCCAGTCCTAGAGATCCTCGACCGCAACGCGAGTTACTTGAAGCACGTGAACTTGACCTACCCATTCTTCGAAACGTCGAACGGCGAGAGTTACTTCCTTGGAACTACCTTCGGAGATGTAGAGTTGGGAGACAACGCGACAATCTTGAGAGCCGGACTTTTCGCCTTAAATTACATTCTTCAGACCACACCTCTTTTCGAAGAGGAGGGTATGGAGTGGGAGACTGAATTCGAGAGCTTTGTAGACAGCTTTGAGTCAGACGCAATATCTGTCTCATTCATCCATTCCCACACCCTGGACAGTGAAGTGAGCCATTCTTCAAGGTCTGTCATTCCTCTCTTCTCCATCTCATACACGCTACTCTTCACTTTCGCCATCACGTCCTGTGTGATGTTTGACTGGGTGTTCAGCAAACCCTTTCTTGGCTTCATGGGAACAATCTCCGCGTCTCTTGCCGTGGCGTCCTCTCTGGGACTACTTTCCTACGCTGGGGTCAACTTCAATATAGTGACGTCCTCCATGCCATTTCTCATCCTCG GAATTGGGATTGATGACATGTTCATCATGATTGCTGCTTGGCGGAAGACCAATCCATGTAAGAGTGTTGAGGAGCGAATGGGGATTGCCTTCTCCGAGGCGGCAGtctccatcaccatcaccagcaTCACCGACGCTCTCGCCTTCGGTATAGGATCGATCAACCCTCTACCAGCCGTCCGCGTCTTCTGTCTCTATACCGGCGTCGCCGTCATCTTCGACTACATCTTCCAGATCACTTTCTTCGGAGCCTGGATGGCCGTCACCGGTCGCAGAGAGGCGGCGAATCGTCACGTTTGGACTTTGATGAAAGTTAAACCGCGCGATGAAGCGTCCTCAACGGCATACAAGCTCTTCTGCGCAAGCGGACTGTCGGAGGAAGACCGCAGTACAAACAAGATGACAACTTGTGAAACCGGTCTCATGACCTTCTTCAAAGAATACTACGGACCATTCCTGATGAAACCCGGAGTAAAGTTCATCACCTTGCTTGCTTTCTGCGCCTATCTGGGCGGCGCAATCTATGGATGCTTTAACGTCTCCGAGGGTCTAGAGTTGAAGCTACTGGCCCGTTCCGGGTCACCAGCTTACGATTTCTTCGAGCGTCAGTCGGATGATTTTTCGACGTATGGGCCCTTTGTTTCTGTTGTCATTCAAGAAAGCCTCAATTACAGTGACGTCACAGTTCAAGATGATTTAGAAACTCTCGTCAAAGATTTCGAAAACAGCGAATACATTCATTCAGCTAAGTTCACAGAATTTTGGCTTCGGGACTTCCTGAAATTCCTTGATGCAGCAAATGTTCCGACAAGTGTAAGATCAGACCCAGATGAGTTCTCTCGCCTACTTGTTAACCAATTCCTCGTCATCTCCTCTTTCTCGAGATACTCGCAAGACATCATTTTCGAGGAAGGTTCCAACGACACTGTGATAGAGTCATCCCGATTCATACTCACGGGAGATAGCTTGGTCACCACAAACCAGCAAGTGCAGATGATGAGTGAAGTTCGAGACAAGGCGAGTGAAGCCGACATAACTTTAACCGCGTTCTCACCCTTCTTCATTGTCTACGAGCAGTATGCCAGGATCCGACCTGTCACAATCCAAAATCTCTCTATCGCAGTCGCCGCCATGTTCGTCGTCGCTTTCTTCCTCATCCCCAATTTAATCTGCTCCGTGGTGGTAGCCCTGTGCATCGCGTCCATTGAGGTGGGCATCGTTGGCTACATGTCCCTGTGGGACGTACGTCTGGATAGTATCTCCATGATCAACCTCATCCTCTGCATAGGATTCAGCGTCGATTTCTCCGCTCACATCACGTACGCCTTTCTGTCTGCTCCAGAAGAGTACGACGGCAAACACAAAGAAAGGCTCTCCATTGCCTCTCAGCACGCCGTGATGGCGCTTTACTCTCTCGGAATGCCCATCCTGCAAGGAGCCATATCTACAATCATCGCCATAATCGCCCTAAACTGGTCAACCAGCTACATATTTGTTGCCTTCTTCAAGGTGATGCTCCTGGTGATGCTCTTCGGAGTTCTACATAGTCTTGTCTTTCTGCCGGTCCTCCTGTCGTCATTTGGCTGCTGCTTCTGTTGGCCCAAAGAAGACGACGATCAACAGGATAACAACAAAGGGGAAAAAGCTCTGCACG GTACATGCATCAATCACCGTTCTCCGCAAGTGCATGACAACCCTGCCTTTGTATCGCATCCATAA